In one Acidobacteriota bacterium genomic region, the following are encoded:
- a CDS encoding tyrosine-type recombinase/integrase has translation MADAPGRVVELAAASLSKNTRRAYRGALQRLQHYLDKHDASLTDGWLASYLASLFHRGRSPSSASMVVAAVRFQARTTGAPSPVGPATDRVLAGFRREGRRRGRGQVEGISWEMADVIAALITAVETGSLAAFRDAALISIMSDAMLRVSEVAALQCADIREDDGGAGLLTIHSSKTDQEGEGTILFLGALTMRRVRAWMTAAGFNSGPLFRPVRVGGIVEDGALSSRSIRNVIQKRAKQAGIDGGRISGHSLRVGSAQSLALRGASLVEFQQAGRWTSPHMPGRYVRGQLASRGPMARIRYGKGS, from the coding sequence TTGGCCGATGCTCCCGGGAGAGTCGTCGAGCTGGCCGCCGCGTCCCTGTCGAAGAACACGCGCCGCGCCTATCGAGGCGCCTTGCAGCGGTTGCAGCACTATCTGGACAAACACGATGCCAGCCTCACGGATGGTTGGCTGGCCAGCTACCTCGCCTCTCTGTTTCATCGGGGCCGCTCCCCCTCCTCAGCCAGCATGGTCGTGGCAGCCGTCCGCTTTCAGGCCAGGACCACCGGCGCGCCTTCACCCGTGGGGCCGGCCACCGATCGGGTCCTGGCCGGGTTCCGGCGCGAGGGACGCCGGAGGGGCCGGGGTCAAGTCGAAGGGATCAGTTGGGAGATGGCGGACGTCATTGCCGCCCTCATCACTGCCGTCGAGACGGGCTCTCTTGCGGCCTTCCGTGACGCCGCCCTGATCTCCATCATGTCTGACGCCATGCTTCGGGTTTCCGAAGTCGCCGCGCTTCAGTGCGCCGACATCCGGGAGGACGATGGAGGCGCCGGCTTGCTCACGATTCACAGTTCCAAGACCGACCAGGAGGGGGAAGGGACGATCCTGTTTCTGGGTGCGCTCACCATGAGGCGGGTCCGCGCCTGGATGACCGCCGCCGGCTTCAATTCAGGACCCCTGTTTCGGCCGGTGCGGGTCGGAGGCATCGTGGAGGATGGGGCCCTCAGTTCCCGAAGCATCCGGAACGTCATCCAGAAGAGGGCGAAGCAGGCCGGCATCGACGGTGGGCGAATCTCCGGGCACTCGCTCCGGGTCGGGTCGGCTCAGTCCCTGGCCCTTCGGGGAGCTTCCCTGGTGGAGTTCCAACAAGCCGGACGCTGGACCTCGCCGCACATGCCGGGCCGGTATGTCCGGGGGCAACTTGCCTCCCGTGGACCCATGGCCCGGATCCGGTACGGGAAGGGATCCTGA
- a CDS encoding transposase, whose product MTLPELFQTFPDEKAAEQWLAAIRWRGQLWCPACGSDRWYHHRTRDPRQVAMRYRCKDCKGYFSVRKGTLLGQNKTKLRTWVLAIHLVSSDMSLRTSMMTLHEGLGISRVTAWRMAKMIREALAAPGGPPHG is encoded by the coding sequence ATGACACTGCCTGAACTCTTCCAAACCTTTCCCGACGAGAAAGCCGCCGAGCAATGGCTCGCCGCCATCCGCTGGCGGGGCCAGCTCTGGTGTCCGGCCTGCGGCTCCGACCGCTGGTACCACCACCGAACCCGGGATCCGCGCCAGGTGGCCATGCGCTACCGGTGCAAGGACTGCAAGGGGTACTTCAGCGTCCGCAAGGGGACCCTCCTGGGGCAGAACAAGACCAAGCTCAGGACCTGGGTATTGGCGATTCACCTCGTCTCCTCCGATATGTCCCTGAGGACATCCATGATGACATTGCATGAGGGATTGGGAATCTCCCGCGTCACGGCCTGGAGGATGGCGAAGATGATCCGGGAAGCCCTGGCGGCTCCCGGGGGGCCGCCGCACGGATGA
- the bstA gene encoding bacillithiol transferase BstA, which translates to MNSQTTDLRYPIGKFSLPGEMTPGRIAAWIDDISALPRDLRRTVSPLTDGQLDTPYRPGGWTVRQVVHHLADSHMNSYIRFKLALTEERPVIKAYDEKSWAELPDSREPIASSLDLLSALHRRWADLLRGLSRAQLQREFVHPESGASRLEVMVAAYSWHGRHHLAHIQRLLEREGWGAAVS; encoded by the coding sequence ATGAATTCACAGACCACTGATCTCAGGTATCCGATCGGGAAGTTCTCGCTCCCGGGCGAGATGACACCCGGCCGGATCGCTGCCTGGATCGACGACATTTCGGCGTTGCCGCGTGATCTCCGGCGAACCGTTTCGCCCTTGACGGACGGCCAGCTCGACACTCCGTACCGTCCCGGCGGCTGGACGGTCCGGCAGGTGGTCCACCACCTGGCCGACAGCCACATGAACAGCTACATTCGGTTCAAGTTGGCGCTGACGGAAGAACGGCCGGTGATCAAGGCCTACGACGAGAAGAGCTGGGCCGAGCTGCCGGACAGCCGGGAGCCGATCGCTTCTTCGCTCGACCTCTTGTCGGCCCTTCACCGCCGCTGGGCGGATCTGTTGCGCGGCCTGAGCCGGGCGCAGTTGCAGCGGGAGTTCGTGCATCCCGAGTCGGGCGCCTCCCGGCTTGAGGTCATGGTCGCCGCCTACTCCTGGCACGGCCGGCATCATCTCGCTCACATCCAACGGCTGCTGGAACGCGAGGGCTGGGGAGCGGCGGTTTCCTAA
- a CDS encoding sulfatase-like hydrolase/transferase: MPRPNLLVLMTDQQRADTVGPASPCRTPHLDGLAAQGTRFLRAYSSNPICSPSRASLMTGLLPHSHGMVDCTHTVEPYRADLKPGLPFWSRELRDAGYRTGYYGKWHIERSNRLEDFGFDSYELMESFEAADVGCQRVPDAGYLARRRSLGLPESDRRWERKGMVRHPGYRDLLLHGVVDEPVEGTREHYVFSRGIDFLNEPARGDQPWCLFLSTAGPHDPYVVPREYRRRYDARSLTPPPSFQDDLAGRPAIYRRMQRVWDQMRWSDFAEATVCYYAFCSLVDDQIGRILRVLEETGQSENTLVLFLSDHGDYMGAHRLMLKGVPAFEEAYRVPLILKGPGVNPGQEVPEIVSLLDVAPTLTELTLGEDFSCHGRSLRPLLRGDGSGWESEAYAEMQGQRMAYTQRVLWRGNFKYVFNTFDEDEIYDLEQDPHELRNLAGSRGSLCREVAARMWEIARATGDYNLYESQYGCFRWAPVGPEA; encoded by the coding sequence ATGCCCCGTCCCAATCTTCTGGTGCTGATGACCGATCAACAGCGAGCCGACACGGTGGGTCCCGCCTCTCCCTGCCGGACCCCCCACCTGGACGGCCTGGCTGCTCAGGGAACCCGGTTTCTCCGCGCCTACTCTTCCAACCCCATCTGCTCGCCCAGCCGGGCGAGCCTGATGACGGGGCTCCTGCCCCACAGCCACGGGATGGTCGACTGCACCCATACGGTGGAGCCCTATCGCGCCGACCTGAAGCCGGGACTCCCCTTCTGGAGCCGGGAGCTTCGGGACGCCGGGTATCGCACCGGCTACTACGGGAAATGGCACATCGAGCGCTCCAATCGGCTGGAGGATTTCGGATTCGATTCGTACGAGCTGATGGAAAGCTTCGAGGCGGCCGATGTGGGATGCCAACGGGTTCCCGACGCCGGCTACCTGGCGCGCCGCCGGAGCCTGGGACTCCCCGAATCGGATCGCCGCTGGGAACGCAAGGGGATGGTTCGCCATCCCGGCTACCGGGACCTGTTGCTGCACGGCGTCGTGGACGAGCCCGTGGAGGGAACCCGCGAGCACTACGTCTTCTCGCGCGGGATCGATTTCCTGAATGAACCGGCCCGCGGCGACCAACCGTGGTGCCTCTTCCTGAGCACCGCCGGTCCTCACGATCCCTACGTCGTGCCGCGGGAATACCGTCGCCGCTACGACGCCCGTTCCCTGACGCCTCCCCCCAGTTTCCAGGACGATCTGGCCGGCCGTCCCGCCATCTACCGGCGGATGCAGAGGGTGTGGGACCAGATGCGGTGGTCCGATTTCGCCGAGGCCACCGTCTGCTACTACGCCTTCTGTTCCCTCGTCGACGACCAGATCGGGAGGATTCTGAGGGTCCTGGAGGAGACGGGCCAGTCGGAGAATACGCTGGTGCTGTTCCTGTCGGACCACGGTGACTACATGGGGGCCCACCGGCTGATGCTCAAGGGGGTCCCCGCCTTCGAGGAGGCTTATCGCGTGCCCCTGATCCTGAAAGGTCCCGGGGTGAATCCGGGACAGGAGGTCCCCGAGATCGTCAGTCTGCTGGACGTGGCGCCGACCCTGACGGAGCTGACGCTGGGAGAGGACTTCTCCTGCCACGGGCGGTCGCTGCGTCCGCTGCTGAGGGGAGACGGTTCCGGTTGGGAGTCCGAGGCCTACGCTGAGATGCAGGGACAACGGATGGCCTACACCCAACGGGTTCTCTGGAGAGGCAACTTCAAGTACGTCTTCAACACCTTCGACGAAGACGAGATCTACGACCTGGAACAGGATCCCCACGAGCTGCGCAACCTGGCCGGAAGCCGCGGGTCCCTGTGCCGGGAGGTGGCGGCTCGGATGTGGGAAATCGCCCGAGCCACCGGCGACTACAACCTCTACGAGTCCCAGTACGGCTGCTTCCGCTGGGCGCCCGTGGGGCCGGAGGCGTAG
- a CDS encoding SRPBCC family protein — protein sequence MDFDVEGNLGAAERSVSSLERDGQAARAVTLARSYAATAADLWDAVANPERIPRWFLPVSGELEVGGRYQLEGNAGGVITACEPPVHFAVTWEFGGDVSWVEARVSDDGAGRARLTLTHIQHLSDHWDTYGAGAVGVGWECGLLGLAIHLADPDEPMPDPAAFAVSPDGKAFITGSSDGWEQAAVASGTAPGAARSRAGRTTAFYTGEPVEDASGAGAEAGRTGDGT from the coding sequence ATGGACTTTGATGTCGAAGGAAACCTTGGAGCCGCGGAGCGTTCCGTGTCTTCGTTGGAGCGGGACGGGCAGGCGGCTCGCGCGGTCACTCTTGCCCGGAGCTACGCGGCGACGGCTGCGGACCTTTGGGACGCTGTGGCCAACCCGGAGCGGATTCCACGCTGGTTCCTGCCGGTCAGCGGCGAGCTGGAAGTTGGGGGCCGCTACCAGTTGGAAGGCAACGCAGGCGGCGTGATCACGGCTTGTGAACCTCCAGTCCATTTCGCGGTGACCTGGGAGTTCGGCGGCGACGTCAGTTGGGTGGAGGCACGCGTTTCGGACGACGGAGCCGGCCGCGCGCGGCTGACGCTGACGCACATCCAGCATCTCTCGGACCACTGGGACACGTACGGGGCGGGCGCGGTCGGCGTGGGGTGGGAGTGTGGTCTTTTGGGGCTCGCGATCCATCTCGCGGACCCGGACGAGCCGATGCCTGACCCGGCCGCGTTTGCCGTTTCTCCGGACGGCAAGGCGTTCATCACGGGCAGCAGCGACGGGTGGGAGCAGGCGGCGGTCGCGTCCGGAACCGCTCCCGGCGCCGCGCGTTCGAGGGCGGGGCGCACGACCGCGTTCTACACCGGCGAACCGGTTGAGGACGCCTCTGGTGCCGGTGCCGAGGCGGGCCGGACAGGGGATGGAACATGA
- a CDS encoding DUF1572 family protein gives MNRGLLSLIEAEYRRYQALGEGTFRQLSAEELVTDSAGANSIAMIVWHVAGNLESRFTDFLTTDGEKPWRKRDSEFEPRTPSRDVIQEKWDRGWRVLFGSLQELTDDDLSRPVTIRGVSMGADEALLRSVAHAAYHVGQIVYLGKCFRGDSWESLSIPPGKSEEYNANPVFEKAGGHAKRLS, from the coding sequence ATGAATCGAGGACTGCTGTCACTGATCGAAGCCGAGTACCGGCGCTACCAGGCTCTCGGCGAGGGAACGTTCCGACAGTTGAGCGCCGAGGAGCTGGTGACGGACTCCGCGGGGGCCAACTCCATCGCCATGATCGTCTGGCACGTCGCCGGCAATCTGGAATCCCGGTTTACGGATTTTTTGACCACGGACGGCGAGAAACCCTGGCGGAAGCGGGACTCCGAATTCGAGCCCCGGACGCCGTCGCGCGACGTGATCCAGGAGAAGTGGGACCGGGGGTGGCGGGTGCTCTTCGGCTCGTTGCAAGAGCTCACGGATGACGATCTGAGCCGTCCCGTGACCATACGGGGGGTGTCCATGGGCGCCGATGAGGCGCTGCTGCGCTCCGTGGCGCATGCCGCTTATCATGTCGGACAGATCGTCTACCTGGGCAAGTGCTTCCGGGGGGATTCCTGGGAATCGCTGAGCATTCCGCCGGGAAAGTCCGAGGAATACAATGCCAATCCGGTATTCGAGAAAGCCGGCGGGCACGCCAAGAGGTTGTCGTAG